One genomic region from Argentina anserina chromosome 2, drPotAnse1.1, whole genome shotgun sequence encodes:
- the LOC126782809 gene encoding uncharacterized ATP-dependent helicase C29A10.10c-like, translated as MERESSKVRKKVPGRRLIDEVFSWSIRDVLNKDHYKNQVTKIPETFSDVMSYMRVFVPSLLEETHEDLRSSVMSLSQSPACEILTVETSKDHKPPKDLFYQITCKRREGGDSVGAYEPEAGDIIALTDVRPKHIDDLNRSRNSYLIAFVIGPPPGSSDMLLILASKSIEGGVPGNKRVMRKSNKLFAVYLMNMTTNVRVWKALNSEPGANTNLLRSVLQVQLRNSSHGQNSCTICCSKENSFLALSPMWPEMCSDLNDSQEAAVLNCISLSKCHHQNSVQLIWGPPGTGKTKTVGLSLFALFQLKCKTLTCTPTNISIVEVTKRLVKLVNQSSENDKYGLGDIILFGNRKRLKIDSNDDLLEVVKEIQYSLYLKERREKYNGDSRNSTSDYHNGLLTFEEFVKEKQYSLPLKKGSERCVNNGEDSDRKNSSSVDSIDVLTFEEFLKKNHTVIGENLTLCMVNLYTHLPTSCISLNVVKYMIRAIELLKKVNSLVFKGVGIASESFQSVANDCVVILRSLRAFCVPNSNDSQAIRKLCLENVCLIFCTASTSARLHAEVIKPLEILVIDEAARLKECESAIPLQLGGLRHAILIGDERQLSAMVKSKIAESAGFGRSLFERLVLLGHEKHLLNVQYRMHPSISLFPKREFYNNQILDGPNVNEERYEKCFLEGKLFGPYSFINIADGKEEFGRGYGPKNMVEVAVVDQIVLSLYKEFSRTKKKISIGIISPYNSQVYEIEQRVKKYNTDQLERTDFSVSVRSVDGFQGGEEDVIINSTVRCNGNGSIGFLSNLQRVNVVLTRARHCLWILGNGPTLCNSNSIWKKLIIDAKNRNCFFNAEEDTNLSHAMVSALVDLNQVQALFNSDSLLFRNAKWKVYFANEFKNSIAQFKDPEICHEVASLLKKLSNGWRQSHEAKVYGGTCCQLLEKYQVHLNLNLIWSVDILQDNSQQVQIIQVWDIVQHFKVPELAKRLNIILGCYTMDKVNRCKQISLEGDSVVPITWPLEYSSSCRESDPITSPLESSSSCSESDPLEFLSTPLSCITLGDEPAVNSNATYNSYCCSM; from the exons GTAACTAAGATTCCTGAGACATTCTCGGATGTAATGAGTTACATGAGAGTATTTGTCCCTTCACTTCTAGAGGAAACACATGAAGATTTACGCTCAAGCGTGATGTCCCTCTCGCAGTCACCTGCCTGTGAAATTCTGACTGTTGAAACTTCCAAGGATCATAAACCACCTAAAGACCTTTTTTACCAAATTACATGTAAGAGGAGAGAAGGAGGAGATTCTGTAGGAGCATATGAGCCAGAAGCTGGTGACATCATTGCACTCACCGATGTGAGACCAAAACACATTGATGATTTGAACAGATCCAGAAATTCCTATCTTATTGCTTTTGTTATTGGACCACCACCCGGGAGTTCTGATATGCTTCTGATACTTGCATCAAAGTCCATCGAGGGAGGAGTGCCAGGAAACAAAAGGGTTATGAGAAAGAGTAATAAACTATTCGCTGTATATCTCATGAACATGACAACAAACGTACGTGTATGGAAAGCTTTGAACTCAGAACCAGGCGCAAACACAAATCTGCTCAGGAGTGTTCTGCAAGTGCAACTACGAAACTCATCACAT GGTCAGAATTCTTGCACAATATGTTGTTCCAAAGAAAACAGCTTCCTTGCGCTTTCTCCCATGTGGCCTGAAATGTGTTCCGATCTAAATGATTCCCAAGAGGCTGCAGTTTTGAACTGTATCAGTTTGAGTAAGTGCCATCACCAGAATTCAGTCCAGCTTATATGGGGTCCTCCAGGGACTGGAAAAACAAAGACAGTTGGTTTATCACTGTTTGCATTGTTTCAGTTGAAGTGCAAAACACTAACATGCACTCCCACCAACATTTCCATCGTAGAAGTAACAAAACGGCTTGTGAAATTGGTTAACCAATCATCAGAGAATGACAAGTATGGACTTGGAGATATAATTCTATTTGGGAATAGAAAGAGATTGAAGATTGATAGTAATGATGACCTTCTTGAG GTTGTGAAGGAGATACAATACTCACTGTATTTAAAAGAGAGAAGGGAGAAATACAATGGTGATAGCAGGAACTCAACGAGTGATTATCACAATGGTTTATTGACGTTTGAGGAGTTTGTGAAGGAGAAACAGTATTCACTACCTTTGAAAAAGGGATCGGAAAGATGTGTCAATAATGGTGAAGATAGTGATCGTAAGAACTCGTCAAGTGTTGATAGTATTGATGTTTTGACGTTTGAGGAATTCCTGAAGAAGAATCATACCGTCATTGGTGAAAATCTGACCCTGTGTATGGTAAACTTGTACACTCACTTGCCAACTTCTTGCATTTCATTAAATGTGGTGAAATACATGATTAGAGCTATTGAATTGCTCAAGAAAGTTAATTCTTTAGTGTTTAAGGGGGTTGGCATTGCTAGTGAAAGTTTTCAATCGGTTGCAAACGATTGTGTTGTGATACTGAGGTCACTTCGTGCATTTTGCGTTCCAAATTCTAATGATAGTCAGGCAATAAGGAAGCTGTGTTTGGAAAACGTTTGCTTAATATTTTGTACTGCATCAACCTCGGCAAGACTGCATGCTGAAGTAATCAAACCACTAGAAATTTTAGTCATTGATGAAGCTGCTCGGCTTAAAGAGTGTGAATCGGCAATCCCCTTACAACTAGGTGGCCTTCGACATGCTATTCTAATAGGAGATGAGAGGCAACTTTCTGCTATGGTTAAAAGCAAG ATCGCAGAGAGTGCTGGTTTCGGAAGGAGTTTGTTCGAAAGACTAGTCCTATTGGGACATGAGAAGCACCTTCTCAATGTCCAGTATCGGATGCATCCATCAATTAGCTTATTTCCAAAAAGGGAGTTTTACAATAATCAGATATTAGATGGTCCAAATGTCAACGAAGAAAGGTATGAGAAATGCTTCCTTGAGGGAAAATTGTTTGGACCCTACTCTTTCATTAACATTGCAGAtggaaaagaagaatttggtcGTGGATACGGGCCGAAAAATATGGTTGAGGTTGCTGTTGTCGATCAGATAGTTCTTAGCCTTTACAAAG AATTTTCTcgaacaaagaagaagattagTATTGGGATCATATCACCTTACAATAGCCAAGTCTATGAAATTGAACAGAGAGTGAAAAAATACAATACAGATCAATTAGAAAGAACTGACTTCTCTGTAAGTGTGCGTTCTGTTGATGGATTCCAAGGTGGTGAAGAGGACGTGATAATCAACTCCACTGTTAGATGTAATGGGAATGGATCAATTGGTTTCCTGTCAAATCTTCAAAGAGTTAATGTTGTACTAACACGTGCACG GCACTGTCTTTGGATATTGGGGAATGGTCCGACCTTGTGTAACAGCAACTCTATTTGGAAGAAGCTAATCATCGATGCCAAGAATCGCAATTGTTTTTTCAATGCTGAGGAGGACACCAACTTGTCCCATGCTATGGTATCTGCCCTCGTGGATCTTAACCAGGTTCAAGCTTTATTCAATTCTGATTCTCTGCTGTTCAGAAATGCAAAATGGAAG GTTTACTTTGCCAATGAATTTAAAAACTCCATTGCACAATTTAAAGACCCTGAGATTTGTCACGAAGTGGCTTCTCTACTGAAAAAGCTTTCTAATGGTTGGCGCCAATCTCATGAGGCAAAAGTCTATGGCGGGACTTGTTGTCAGCTGTTAGAAAAGTATCAAGTTCATCTAAACCTGAATTTGATATGGAGTGTGGACATTCTGCAAGATAATTCACAACAAGTGCAGATCATACAAGTTTGGGATATTGTGCAACATTTTAAGGTACCAGAACTTGCAAAGCGTCTTAACATCATTCTTGGATGCTACACAATGGACAAGGTTAATCGTTGCAAACAAATAAGTCTTGAGGG GGACAGTGTTGTTCCAATTACATGGCCACTGGAATATTCAAGCAGTTGCAGAGAATCTGATCCTATTACATCGCCACTGGAAAGTTCAAGCAGTTGCAGTGAATCTGATCCTTTGGAGTTCCTTTCAACACCATTATCTTGTATCACTCTGGGGGACGAGCCTGCTGTAAATTCTAATGCAACTTATAACAG CTACTGTTGTTCAATGTGA